CTCGCGCACCGAGACGCTGGTGGAGCTCCCGGAGGACACCGCGCGCTACCTCCAGCAGGTGGGCTCCGAGGTGGGCCTGTCCCCCGCGCTTCCCGAAGGCCCCACCCCCACCGGGCCCCGCCTCGCCTTCCCCCAGCTACCGCGCGGCGCTCCGCTGGACGCCTCCAGGGTGGCGGGCACGTGGCGGGGGATGCTCTCGCTCTACCCCACGGAGCTGGAGATGGCGCCCGTGCCCATGTGGCTCTCGGTCGAGTCCCGGGGGACGCGGCTCACCGGGCAGGTGCGCATCCTGTTTCCACGAGACGCCCCCCTCGAGGAAGACGTGACGCCCCGGGTGGAGGGCGAGGAGCTGACGTTCTCCCTCCACGACGCGAGGATCCTCGGCGCCACGCTGCACTTGCGCGCGGTGCGCACGGAGGAAGGGCTGTGCGGGGTGGCCCACGCCCAGGACGCCCAGGGCGGGCGCTGGTTCGGTTCCTGGTCCGCGAGCCCCTCCTCCCCGGCCTGAGCCACGGAGGACGCGGCGCTACTTCGGCGGGCGCATGCGGACGAGCCCCTCTTGCGCCACGGAGGCCACCAGGCGGCCGTCCCGCGTGAAGATGTGCCCATACGACAGGCCGCGCGAGTTGCCGGCCCAGGGGCTGACGATGGAGTACAGCAGCCAGTCATTCATCCGCAGGTTGCCGTGGATCCACAGGGCATGGTCCAGGCTCGCCAGCTGCATCTGGGGATGCATGTAGCTGGTGCCGTGCGGCTGGAGCGCGGTGGTGATGAGGTTGAAGTCCGAGGCATAGGCGAGCAGGTAGCGGTGCACCCGCGAGTCATCGGGCAGCGCGCCATCGACGCGGAACCACACCTGCTTGGCGGGCTCGAGCACGTGGGGATCGAAGGGATCCAAGTGCGTCACCGGGCGGATCTCGATGGGCTTCTCGCACAGGAGCTTGTCGCGGATCTTCTCGGGGATGAGGTGCGCCTTGCGGCCGAGCAGCTCGCGATCCGTGGGGAACCCCTCGGGGCCGGGCACCTCGGGCATCTTCGCCTGGTGCTCGAAGCCGGGCTCTTCCGCCTGGAAGGACGCCATCACCGTGAAGATGGGCTCTCCCTTCTGGATGGCCACCACCCGGCGGGTGGTGAAGCTGCCGCCATCGCGCAGCCGGTCCACGGTGTAGACCACGGGCAGGCTGGCATCGCCGGGGCGCAGGAAGTAGCCGTGCAGCGAGTGCACGGGGCGATGCGGGGGCACGGTCTGGCTGGCCGCCGACAACGACTGTCCCAGCACCTGCCCCCCGAACAACTGCCGGAAACCGAGATCCTGGCTCCGTCCGCGAAAAAGATTCTCCTCAATGGGCTCCAGCTTCAGGAGCTCCAGCAGGTCCTCCAGGACGCGACTCATTCCTCTTCCTCGATGCAGGGGCGGAGATGGCGGCGAGGCACCTTGCCGCGCCGCGTAAAGCCGCACCATGGAGGATGTGGTGCGAGCGCGCCAGAGACATCGCGCGAATCAGGGCCTGGTGATCGTCGTCTCCACGGGAGCGCACGTCACCGGCCGGGCGGTCATGACCTCGAACGAGCGCGCCGTGTCGGGCAGCTTGTCGGTGACGTCCATGAGCGGGCCGGGAAACACGATGCGGTAGCGCCCGGGCTGGCTCAGATCGTAGGCCTGGGCCAGATCGAGCCGCCCTTCCACCGTGGCCCCTGGCGCCACCGCCAGGTACTGGTCCGGGGAGGGCGCGGCGCGCTTCTTCATCGGCCCCTGGTAGGCCACCTCGGCGCCATCGCGGGTGATGTCGAAGTCACGTCCCCCCAGGCGCTCGAGCGGCGAGCGCCAGGAGAGCACGTACAGCGGCGCCGCGGTGCGGTTGGTGAGCTGGAAGAGCAGCTCCACCGGCTGGCCCACGGGCGCGCTCGCCGGCACGCTCAACTTGCACTCCAGGGTCGTGGCCATGGCGGGAGTCTCCTTCTGCTCGGGGGCCTGCGTCTCCGGGGGCTTCTGCGCCGAGGGCTCTGCTGGGGCCGAGGGCTGGGCGGGCGCCGCCGGCTCCGGGGGCTTGCCTTCCGCGGACTCGCGGCGAGTACAGCCACCACCACTCAGCGCCAGGCAGCACAGCGCGACCCAACCCACATGTCCACGCGTCATAAACAGGGTGTTCTCCTCTGGGAGGGAGCCCGGAACGGACCCCCTGGCAAAAAAAAACGGGAGCGTCGCCGCTCCCGTTCCTTCCTTCAACTTCTCTCTGCCTGTCCGCCTCAGTTCTGGGCGGGGTTGTTCTCGGCGATGTACTCGTGGTTGTCCGCGTTGTCCAAGGCCTGGGTGGGGCTGGACTTGGCCAGGCTCTTGGCGGCGCTCTGGCCGTAGGCGTGGTCATCCGTGCCGGCCACCACGGTGAAGTGGCTCATCTCGTGCACCAGCGTGCCCGCGCGGGAGTCCGTGCCCGTGTTCGGCGCGCTCCAGAAGGCGCCGCACACGTAGATCTTGTAGGGCGAGGCCGGGTACACGTAGGCGTAGGTGCCCGAGTCCGTGCAGCTGCAGTCCACCGTGACCGCCGCGGAGGCGAAGGCGCTGCTGATCTTCGTGAAGTGCGAGCGGGCCGTGGTCACGTTGGTGGACGAGTAGGTGCCGAACCACGTGGTGTAGCGCGTGGTGCCCGAGGAAATACCGTTGAGGTAGGTCGACGTGCTGCTCGCGTACGTCTTGGCGGAGGCGAACGCCGTGGCGATCTGCGAGGCGCGGGTGCTCGAGCAGTTGCTGGCGGCGGTGACACCCTGGGCCGTCACGGCCTGGGCCTGGATCTCCGGCTCGCGGCTGGCGCGGCCCTCGATCCACAGGTTCACGATGTTGGAGTCCAGGGCCGCGGCGCGGGTGAGCCCCACGTTGTGCTGGTTGATGGACTGGGCGGCGAAGCGCACCGAGTACGTGCCGCTCTCGCTCAGATCATAGAGGCCCGACAGGAGCGCGGTGCCCGAGCGGCTCTCGCCGGGAGCCAGGGTGACGAAGTCCTCGGCGCGCGGCGCCACGCGCTTGACGTGGGGGCCGACGTACGCCACCTCCTCACCATTGCGCGACACCTCGAACAGACCGGCCTTCACGCCCTCGGTGCCGGGCACGTACCAGCGCAAGAGCTGCACCGGCTGGGAGGACACGTTGGTGAAGGTCACCGTCACCGCCACGTCCTCACGGGCGCTCAGGCTGCTGCTCGCCACCGACAGGCTCACCGCCACGTCGCCCAGGGCCTGATCGCTCAGCGCGGACGAGGTGTCCTCCCCCTCCATTGGCGCGCCACACGCGCTCAGCAGGGACATTCCGACCACTCCGCCGACCAGCCACTTGAAACCACGCACGTTCTGGTTCACGCAGTCAATTCCTTTCAAAAAGGACCGGTAGCTTGGCTACCCCGGTGGACCCATTGTAACACGATAAAGCTGGATTAAGTACAGGTACTGAAGGACGTAGAAATAGTTCTTAATGCGCCACTGATGCTTTGACGGCAAAGCGAGATCACCCCGACACGGGGTGTGACATCGAGGGCACGCCCTGTAGCATTCCACAGGAGCTGAAGTGGGCACGCCCCCGGGCAAAAAAAACGGGAGCGTCACCGCTCCCGGTCCTTCCATGAACGAAACGAAACGCGAGGACTACGCGAGTGCGCGCACGTCGGGCCGGTCGCGGTGCTGCTCGGCCCAGCGGGAGAGCTCCGGAGGCAGACGCCAACCCAGGGAGCAGATCTGGGCGGCCGGGGCGAAGGTGGGGGCACGCGCGGGCAATGAAGCGAACCAGTGCTCCGCGGTGAACAACCACATGTCCGGCGCGGACCAGCCCCGCCGGGAGAAGGTGGGACGCGAGAGCGCCGCGGCCCGTTGACCCAGGGTGTCCAACGCGCGCTGCATGCGCTCCATCGCCTCGGTCCGGACGGTCTCCCAGGCCTCGGAGGTGCGCAGCGCGTGGTAGCGCCCCCCGAGGTCCACCGCGGTGTTGATCGCCAGGT
Above is a window of Cystobacter fuscus DNA encoding:
- the tesB gene encoding acyl-CoA thioesterase II; protein product: MSRVLEDLLELLKLEPIEENLFRGRSQDLGFRQLFGGQVLGQSLSAASQTVPPHRPVHSLHGYFLRPGDASLPVVYTVDRLRDGGSFTTRRVVAIQKGEPIFTVMASFQAEEPGFEHQAKMPEVPGPEGFPTDRELLGRKAHLIPEKIRDKLLCEKPIEIRPVTHLDPFDPHVLEPAKQVWFRVDGALPDDSRVHRYLLAYASDFNLITTALQPHGTSYMHPQMQLASLDHALWIHGNLRMNDWLLYSIVSPWAGNSRGLSYGHIFTRDGRLVASVAQEGLVRMRPPK
- a CDS encoding protease, which encodes MTRGHVGWVALCCLALSGGGCTRRESAEGKPPEPAAPAQPSAPAEPSAQKPPETQAPEQKETPAMATTLECKLSVPASAPVGQPVELLFQLTNRTAAPLYVLSWRSPLERLGGRDFDITRDGAEVAYQGPMKKRAAPSPDQYLAVAPGATVEGRLDLAQAYDLSQPGRYRIVFPGPLMDVTDKLPDTARSFEVMTARPVTCAPVETTITRP
- a CDS encoding M35 family metallo-endopeptidase; amino-acid sequence: MNQNVRGFKWLVGGVVGMSLLSACGAPMEGEDTSSALSDQALGDVAVSLSVASSSLSAREDVAVTVTFTNVSSQPVQLLRWYVPGTEGVKAGLFEVSRNGEEVAYVGPHVKRVAPRAEDFVTLAPGESRSGTALLSGLYDLSESGTYSVRFAAQSINQHNVGLTRAAALDSNIVNLWIEGRASREPEIQAQAVTAQGVTAASNCSSTRASQIATAFASAKTYASSTSTYLNGISSGTTRYTTWFGTYSSTNVTTARSHFTKISSAFASAAVTVDCSCTDSGTYAYVYPASPYKIYVCGAFWSAPNTGTDSRAGTLVHEMSHFTVVAGTDDHAYGQSAAKSLAKSSPTQALDNADNHEYIAENNPAQN
- a CDS encoding glutathione S-transferase family protein, which translates into the protein MRILFHIAHSPFARRTRLALAAKGLTVELRDVRAHPEFFEESRRLSPLKTVPVLVEEDGRVLGDSTAISHYLDRAYPSTPPLWPSEPDEALAAFEVASLVDLAINTAVDLGGRYHALRTSEAWETVRTEAMERMQRALDTLGQRAAALSRPTFSRRGWSAPDMWLFTAEHWFASLPARAPTFAPAAQICSLGWRLPPELSRWAEQHRDRPDVRALA